A stretch of the Flavobacterium aquiphilum genome encodes the following:
- a CDS encoding c-type cytochrome, which translates to MLSKSQARAFFLGGTLVTFLIFIGLTIYSFMPRNDQTNYKAIDKQVVRGKEIWEHNNCMGCHTIMGEGGYYAPELTKVIDRRGEGYVKAVLMSPVPWSPNGRKMVAYNMNEKDADAVVAYLKWIGKIDLNGFDRIVSPLAKENN; encoded by the coding sequence ATGCTTTCAAAATCACAAGCACGGGCATTTTTTCTGGGAGGAACATTGGTCACCTTTTTAATCTTTATCGGATTGACTATTTATTCGTTTATGCCCAGAAATGATCAAACGAATTACAAGGCTATCGACAAACAAGTAGTGAGAGGAAAAGAAATTTGGGAACACAACAATTGTATGGGTTGCCACACTATTATGGGTGAAGGAGGCTATTATGCTCCAGAATTAACCAAAGTTATCGATCGTAGAGGAGAAGGTTATGTTAAGGCCGTATTGATGTCGCCTGTGCCGTGGTCACCAAACGGCCGAAAAATGGTTGCCTATAATATGAATGAAAAAGATGCCGATGCCGTTGTGGCCTATTTAAAATGGATCGGGAAAATTGATTTGAACGGATTTGACCGCATTGTATCGCCATTAGCTAAAGAAAATAATTAA
- the ric gene encoding iron-sulfur cluster repair di-iron protein, with amino-acid sequence MEILEKTTIGEFVAKDFRTAALFSKYGIDFCCKGNRTVEEVCEKKEITPSELLQEIEAILSLKSESGIDYNSWPIDLLADYIEKTHHRYVAEKTPTLLQFLDKLSRVHGANHPELIEINELFKGCAGELAMHMKKEELILFPFIKKMVNATISDELLEQPHFGTVENPIAMMMHEHDAEGERFRKIAALSNNYTPPADGCNTYKVTFAMLQEFEEDLHKHIHLENNILFPKAAKLEKDFSAQQ; translated from the coding sequence ATGGAAATTTTAGAGAAAACAACAATAGGTGAATTTGTGGCAAAAGACTTCAGAACGGCAGCTTTATTTTCCAAATATGGAATTGATTTTTGCTGTAAAGGGAACAGAACTGTAGAGGAAGTTTGCGAGAAAAAAGAGATTACTCCAAGTGAATTATTACAAGAAATTGAAGCTATTTTATCGTTAAAAAGTGAATCTGGAATTGATTATAATTCTTGGCCAATCGATTTATTAGCCGATTATATCGAAAAAACACATCACCGTTATGTAGCAGAAAAAACACCAACACTACTTCAGTTTTTAGACAAATTAAGTAGAGTTCACGGAGCAAATCATCCGGAGTTGATAGAAATAAACGAACTCTTTAAAGGTTGCGCCGGAGAATTGGCAATGCACATGAAAAAAGAAGAACTGATTTTGTTTCCATTTATCAAAAAAATGGTCAATGCTACAATTTCGGACGAATTACTTGAGCAGCCTCATTTTGGAACGGTAGAGAACCCAATTGCCATGATGATGCACGAACATGATGCCGAAGGGGAACGTTTTAGAAAAATTGCTGCATTGAGCAACAATTACACGCCACCGGCAGACGGTTGCAACACTTACAAAGTAACATTTGCAATGCTTCAGGAATTTGAAGAAGACTTGCACAAACATATTCATTTGGAAAATAACATTCTATTTCCAAAAGCAGCTAAGCTCGAAAAAGACTTTTCGGCTCAACAATAA
- a CDS encoding ribonucleoside triphosphate reductase, producing the protein MGNYVIKRNGKYKPFESYKIKDAIEKSFKSASVVVDESVYNSIIIQLEAEEVWSVEEIQDMIEKKLYEKKYFDVMRSFMLFRHTRKLQREHIAGLNDDTTYVDSTQTIQEYIEQTDWRINANANTSYSNAGLVNNVAGKIIANYWLDKVYSKEEGYAHRNGDIHIHDLDCLTGYCAGWSLRVLLNEGFNGVRGRVESKPPSHFREALGQMANFLGILQSEWAGAQAFSSFDTYLAPYVFKDNLGFEDVLKAVRGFVYNLNVPARWGQSPFTNITLDWIVPDDLKMQIPTKNDHHIFELNKNKDLLSRAKERGVTKVTDLRYEHFQKEMNLINKAYYTVMTEGDANGQPFTFPIPTVNITEAFDWDGENTDLLFENTAKIGSSYFQNFIGSQYILDENGNQIENENAYKPNAVRSMCCRLQLDLRELLKRGNGLFGSAEMTGSIGVVTINMARLGYLNKGNKGKLYEELDHLLYIAKSTLEKKRVFIQEMYDRGLYPYTKRYLEHFRNHFSTIGVNGMNEMIENFTNEEDNVTSETGIEFASEILDHIRNRMKEFQEETGNLYNLEATPAEGTTYRFAKEDKKRYDDIIQAGQEENIYYTNSSQIPVDFTQDPFEALTLQDQLQCKYTGGTVLHLYMSEKISSPEACKQFVKKVITNFRLPYITVTPVFSVCPMHGYLNGEHEYCPKCDEIIIAEKAKFIEL; encoded by the coding sequence ATGGGAAATTACGTAATCAAGCGAAATGGCAAATACAAGCCATTTGAAAGTTATAAAATCAAAGATGCTATTGAAAAAAGTTTCAAAAGCGCTTCAGTAGTTGTTGATGAAAGTGTTTATAACAGCATTATCATCCAGCTTGAAGCTGAAGAAGTATGGTCTGTCGAAGAAATTCAGGACATGATCGAAAAGAAGCTGTATGAAAAAAAGTATTTTGATGTAATGCGATCGTTCATGCTGTTTCGACATACCCGAAAATTACAGCGTGAGCATATAGCAGGACTGAATGATGACACTACTTATGTAGACAGCACTCAGACCATTCAGGAATATATTGAACAAACCGATTGGCGTATCAATGCCAATGCCAATACTTCCTATTCAAATGCCGGATTAGTAAACAATGTGGCCGGAAAAATCATTGCCAATTATTGGTTGGATAAAGTATATTCCAAAGAAGAAGGTTATGCCCACCGCAATGGAGATATCCACATTCACGATTTGGATTGTCTCACAGGTTATTGCGCTGGCTGGAGTTTGCGTGTGTTGCTGAACGAAGGCTTCAACGGTGTACGAGGGCGTGTGGAAAGCAAACCTCCCTCCCATTTTAGGGAAGCTTTGGGACAAATGGCTAATTTCCTTGGAATTTTACAAAGTGAATGGGCGGGTGCACAAGCTTTCAGTTCTTTTGACACCTATCTGGCACCTTATGTTTTCAAAGATAATTTAGGATTCGAGGACGTTTTAAAAGCGGTCAGAGGTTTTGTTTACAACCTGAATGTTCCCGCACGTTGGGGGCAATCACCATTTACTAATATCACTTTGGATTGGATTGTTCCTGACGATCTAAAAATGCAAATTCCAACCAAAAATGACCATCATATATTTGAACTCAATAAAAACAAAGATTTATTAAGTAGAGCAAAAGAAAGAGGAGTAACCAAAGTAACCGACTTGCGTTATGAGCATTTCCAAAAAGAAATGAACCTTATCAATAAAGCTTATTATACTGTAATGACTGAAGGCGATGCCAATGGACAGCCTTTCACCTTCCCTATTCCGACGGTGAATATTACCGAAGCTTTTGACTGGGATGGAGAAAACACCGATTTGCTTTTTGAAAATACTGCGAAAATTGGCTCTTCCTACTTCCAGAATTTCATTGGAAGTCAATATATTTTAGACGAAAATGGCAATCAGATTGAAAATGAGAATGCTTACAAACCTAATGCCGTTCGCAGTATGTGCTGCCGTTTACAGTTGGATTTACGAGAGTTACTAAAACGTGGCAATGGACTCTTTGGAAGCGCTGAAATGACTGGAAGTATTGGTGTAGTAACCATCAACATGGCACGTTTAGGTTATCTTAATAAAGGAAATAAAGGGAAATTATACGAAGAATTGGATCATCTTTTATACATAGCCAAATCGACTCTGGAGAAAAAGAGAGTATTTATCCAAGAGATGTACGACCGCGGATTGTACCCTTACACAAAACGTTATTTGGAACATTTCAGAAACCACTTTTCAACTATCGGGGTGAACGGAATGAATGAAATGATAGAAAATTTTACTAACGAAGAAGACAATGTAACCTCTGAAACCGGGATTGAATTTGCCTCAGAAATTCTGGATCACATTCGTAATAGAATGAAAGAATTCCAGGAAGAAACAGGAAATCTATACAACCTGGAGGCAACACCAGCCGAAGGAACAACGTATCGTTTTGCCAAAGAAGACAAAAAACGTTATGACGACATTATTCAGGCGGGACAGGAAGAGAACATTTATTATACTAACAGCTCGCAAATTCCGGTAGATTTCACACAAGATCCGTTCGAAGCTTTAACATTGCAGGATCAATTGCAGTGCAAGTACACAGGAGGAACGGTTTTACACCTTTATATGAGCGAAAAAATAAGTTCACCCGAAGCGTGTAAACAATTTGTCAAAAAAGTGATTACCAATTTCAGGCTGCCATACATTACCGTAACACCAGTATTCAGCGTATGTCCAATGCATGGTTATTTGAACGGGGAACACGAATATTGCCCAAAATGTGATGAAATCATTATTGCCGAAAAAGCAAAATTTATTGAACTATAA
- the nrdD gene encoding anaerobic ribonucleoside-triphosphate reductase, whose translation MKLTTNQILAENQELRTKCLVYTRVMGYHRPVESFNIGKKGEHKQRTHFTEGKCC comes from the coding sequence ATGAAACTAACAACCAATCAGATTTTAGCAGAAAATCAAGAATTGCGCACCAAATGTTTGGTGTACACACGCGTAATGGGCTATCATAGACCCGTAGAAAGTTTTAATATTGGAAAGAAAGGTGAACACAAACAACGAACCCATTTTACTGAAGGAAAGTGCTGTTAG
- a CDS encoding anaerobic ribonucleoside-triphosphate reductase activating protein — translation MNTNNEPILLKESAVRPIYSLTPFTLLDYPHKSACILWFAGCNMRCVYCYNPEIVFGKGIISFENAIQFLKSRKNLLDAVVFSGGECLLHRKSVAFINEVKNMGFLVKIDTNGSQPKILKELIDKKLIDYVALDFKAMPENFEKITQSELFIPFEKSLHLLLESEVPFEVRTTVHSDLLKKDDIRQMISYLENIGYLGNYYIQHFRNEAPTIEKLGHSFRDLENENLSTEKIKVHFRG, via the coding sequence GTGAACACAAACAACGAACCCATTTTACTGAAGGAAAGTGCTGTTAGACCCATTTATAGCCTAACACCTTTTACCTTATTGGACTATCCGCACAAATCAGCTTGCATCCTTTGGTTTGCAGGCTGTAATATGCGGTGTGTCTATTGTTACAATCCCGAAATTGTTTTTGGGAAAGGAATTATTTCATTCGAAAACGCAATCCAATTCCTAAAAAGCAGAAAAAATCTGCTAGACGCTGTTGTTTTTAGCGGTGGTGAATGTTTACTTCACAGAAAAAGTGTCGCTTTCATTAACGAAGTCAAGAATATGGGATTCTTGGTCAAAATTGACACAAACGGCTCGCAACCCAAAATACTCAAAGAACTCATCGACAAAAAACTTATCGATTATGTTGCATTGGATTTTAAAGCCATGCCGGAAAACTTCGAAAAGATAACACAGTCAGAACTTTTTATTCCGTTCGAAAAGTCACTACATTTATTGCTTGAGAGCGAAGTTCCATTTGAAGTGCGCACAACGGTACATTCCGATTTATTGAAGAAAGATGATATTCGACAGATGATTTCCTATTTGGAAAACATCGGTTATTTAGGAAATTACTATATTCAGCATTTTAGGAATGAAGCGCCAACCATTGAAAAACTAGGGCATTCGTTCAGGGATTTGGAAAACGAAAATCTTTCAACAGAAAAAATCAAGGTGCATTTTAGAGGATAG
- a CDS encoding hemerythrin domain-containing protein, whose translation MKPTTPIKRAPELKPFSHDHHHALLLCWKIKTGMAKNIELERIKEYVNWFYQNHLQTHFELEEKYIFPILEADNEHIQQALKEHKRLTDLFETTSDLETNLKSIEKELEAHIRFEERILFAEIQKSATKKQLEIIEEIHSKDAFVENENANFWS comes from the coding sequence ATGAAACCAACTACACCGATAAAAAGAGCCCCTGAATTAAAGCCATTTAGTCACGACCATCATCATGCTTTACTTCTTTGCTGGAAAATTAAAACCGGAATGGCGAAAAACATCGAACTGGAACGCATTAAGGAATACGTTAATTGGTTTTACCAAAATCATCTTCAAACGCATTTCGAATTGGAAGAAAAATACATTTTCCCCATTCTTGAAGCAGACAATGAGCACATTCAACAAGCATTGAAAGAACACAAACGTTTAACTGATTTATTTGAAACCACTTCAGATCTAGAAACAAATTTAAAAAGTATAGAGAAGGAACTTGAAGCTCATATTCGTTTTGAAGAGCGTATTTTATTCGCTGAAATTCAAAAATCTGCAACAAAAAAACAATTGGAAATAATTGAAGAAATTCATTCCAAAGACGCTTTTGTAGAAAATGAAAACGCAAATTTTTGGAGCTAA
- a CDS encoding CopD family protein → MSHHLLLIIHLLCASIWVGGHLLLVFGHLPQALREKNQNIILNYERKYEPVGMTSLALLVITGILMAYKYGVSIEYWFQFSTPIEKVVSTKLLLLLLTVLFALSAQFRVLPKLKTNPDKLPEMTFHILSVTIIGVLMLVLGSFVRFGGL, encoded by the coding sequence ATGAGCCATCATTTATTATTAATCATTCATCTTTTGTGTGCTTCTATTTGGGTAGGAGGGCATTTGTTGCTGGTCTTTGGCCATTTGCCACAAGCACTCCGGGAGAAGAATCAAAATATCATTCTAAACTATGAAAGAAAATACGAGCCGGTAGGAATGACTTCGCTGGCATTACTGGTAATAACAGGAATCCTGATGGCCTACAAATATGGTGTAAGCATCGAATATTGGTTTCAATTTTCGACACCAATAGAAAAAGTAGTTTCAACCAAACTGCTTTTGCTTTTATTGACAGTACTTTTTGCATTGAGTGCGCAATTCAGAGTGTTGCCAAAACTGAAAACCAATCCCGATAAATTACCCGAAATGACTTTTCATATCCTATCAGTTACTATAATTGGAGTTTTAATGCTTGTTTTGGGTTCTTTTGTGCGTTTTGGGGGGCTTTGA
- a CDS encoding RrF2 family transcriptional regulator — protein sequence MFSKTCEYGIRATIFIASQSYQNQRVGLKDIAKKIDSPEAFTAKILQILSKGNIINSVKGVGGGFEIPRETMREVKLAQIVNALEGDRVFTGCGLGLTNCSDDHPCPMHEKFKSIRTELANMLENTNLEELAMGIKSGDTFLKY from the coding sequence ATGTTTTCCAAAACCTGTGAATACGGCATCCGTGCCACGATTTTCATAGCTTCACAATCTTATCAAAACCAAAGAGTGGGGCTAAAAGACATTGCCAAAAAAATTGATTCCCCCGAAGCTTTTACGGCCAAAATTCTTCAAATATTGTCGAAAGGCAACATCATTAATTCCGTTAAAGGAGTTGGTGGAGGCTTCGAAATCCCGAGAGAGACAATGCGGGAAGTTAAACTCGCACAAATTGTAAATGCCCTGGAGGGCGACCGTGTTTTTACGGGATGCGGTTTAGGACTGACCAATTGTTCTGACGACCACCCCTGCCCGATGCACGAAAAATTCAAATCCATTAGAACCGAATTGGCTAATATGCTCGAAAATACCAATCTAGAAGAATTGGCAATGGGAATTAAGTCGGGGGATACTTTTTTGAAATATTAA
- a CDS encoding DUF3667 domain-containing protein — protein sequence MNITCKNCHQTFKGHYCGNCGQTAETHKLNLHYLWHDIQHGLFHFDSGITYTAKQLFTRPGHSIREFIEGKRVKHFKPISLIAILATVYITLIHLLHINLFTETEPSATSDYSIAIEKFKEWSISHFAWITLLSIPLHTIGTKICFRKQGYNFIEYFVLNTYKAAQKLYISILFIPLVYYYNGTPTIAVLTNITLLIDFVMYFWTNVQFFNRLSKIKTFFLTLLTHLIFWIIAILITIIAILILNKA from the coding sequence ATGAATATCACATGTAAAAACTGCCATCAAACTTTCAAAGGACATTATTGCGGTAATTGTGGACAAACAGCCGAAACCCACAAACTCAACTTACATTATTTATGGCATGATATCCAGCATGGGTTATTCCATTTTGACAGCGGAATAACCTACACGGCCAAGCAGCTATTCACCAGACCAGGACATTCAATTCGCGAATTTATTGAGGGGAAAAGGGTTAAACATTTCAAGCCCATTTCGTTGATAGCAATTTTGGCAACTGTTTATATTACTTTAATTCATCTGTTGCATATAAACCTGTTTACAGAAACAGAACCAAGCGCAACTTCTGATTATTCGATAGCAATTGAAAAATTCAAAGAATGGTCTATTTCACATTTTGCTTGGATAACGTTACTCAGTATCCCGTTGCACACCATTGGCACCAAAATTTGTTTTAGAAAACAAGGTTATAATTTTATCGAATATTTTGTGCTCAACACTTACAAAGCTGCCCAAAAATTATATATTTCGATACTGTTTATTCCGTTAGTTTATTATTATAACGGTACTCCGACCATAGCAGTATTAACAAATATAACACTGCTCATTGATTTTGTCATGTATTTTTGGACCAATGTTCAATTTTTCAATCGTTTGTCAAAAATTAAAACTTTCTTTTTGACTCTATTAACTCATCTGATATTTTGGATCATTGCAATTTTAATTACCATCATTGCGATACTAATTCTGAACAAAGCGTAG
- the nadA gene encoding quinolinate synthase NadA — protein MKSLKERILELKKEKNAVILAHYYQEADIQDVADYVGDSLGLSQEAMKVDADIILFAGVHFMAETAKILNPTKKVILPDLKAGCSLAESCPADTFKEFTEAHPDHIVITYVNCSAEVKALTDIVVTSSNAVKIVESIPLDKPIIFAPDKNLGKYVMEKTGRKMLLWDGSCVVHEAFSLDKLVALYKQNPDAEIIAHPESETHILKTANYIGSTAGMINYVKTNPSNKFIVATEAGILHKMRQEVPNKILIPAPSNEDNTCACSECGYMKMNTLQKVYDCLLNETPEIDVPDDIREKALIPIERMLELS, from the coding sequence ATGAAAAGTCTTAAAGAGCGTATATTGGAATTAAAAAAGGAGAAAAATGCGGTAATCTTGGCGCATTATTATCAGGAAGCCGATATACAAGATGTGGCAGATTATGTAGGGGACAGCTTGGGATTATCTCAGGAAGCAATGAAAGTGGATGCCGATATTATCCTTTTCGCTGGAGTTCATTTCATGGCCGAAACTGCCAAAATATTAAACCCAACTAAAAAAGTAATTCTGCCCGATTTGAAAGCCGGCTGTTCACTAGCCGAGTCTTGTCCTGCAGATACATTCAAAGAATTTACAGAAGCTCACCCCGATCATATCGTAATCACTTATGTAAACTGTTCTGCTGAAGTAAAAGCATTGACAGATATTGTGGTTACTTCGTCCAATGCGGTTAAAATTGTAGAATCTATCCCTTTGGACAAACCTATCATTTTTGCGCCGGATAAAAATTTAGGAAAATATGTTATGGAGAAAACCGGTAGAAAAATGTTGCTTTGGGACGGTTCCTGTGTGGTTCACGAAGCATTCTCACTGGACAAACTGGTGGCTTTGTACAAACAAAACCCTGATGCCGAAATCATAGCACACCCTGAATCTGAAACACATATCCTAAAAACTGCCAACTATATTGGTTCGACAGCAGGAATGATCAATTATGTTAAAACCAATCCAAGCAACAAATTTATTGTCGCTACTGAAGCGGGTATTTTGCATAAAATGAGACAGGAAGTTCCAAACAAAATCCTTATTCCGGCACCTTCAAACGAAGACAATACTTGTGCTTGCAGCGAATGTGGATACATGAAAATGAACACTCTGCAAAAAGTGTATGACTGTCTGCTAAACGAAACTCCGGAAATTGATGTTCCGGATGACATCAGAGAAAAAGCGCTAATCCCTATCGAACGCATGCTCGAATTATCTTAA
- the nadB gene encoding L-aspartate oxidase, whose protein sequence is MIKSNYLVIGSGVAGLTFALKMANRFPERTITIITKATADESNTKYAQGGIAIVTDKTEDSYQKHIEDTLICGDGLCDETVVKMVVTEGPKRLKELIEWGAQFDKNAKGAFDLGKEGGHSENRVVHHKDQTGHEIQRAILEQVRQKENITVLDHHFALELITTENRCIGAYALDEKTNEVITYQSDFTLLATGGIGHLYGHTTNPIIATGDGIAMAYRAHAAIQDLEFIQFHPTALFDKSTGSKFLISEAVRGFGARLRTKKGDFFMQHYDPRGDLASRDIVSQSIDLELKKSGDECVYLDCTHLDMVGFKNHFPMIYKHCKNIGIDLEKDWIPVVPAQHYLCGGIVVDINGKTSIENLFACGECSRTGLHGANRLASNSLLEALVYSDKVYHYLADNPYIEPKTASTIPDWSNKSKTKIDSEYITQTKAKLQLLMRQNAGIVRFDSDLLKAKETLKSLQNEIDDKIQNHLACKDLYELNNMIDIGNLIVQQSIDRNGNCGGFVKYHSKDIK, encoded by the coding sequence ATGATTAAATCCAATTATTTAGTTATAGGTTCCGGAGTAGCAGGGCTTACATTTGCACTCAAGATGGCCAATCGTTTTCCAGAGAGAACCATTACCATAATCACAAAAGCAACCGCAGACGAATCCAACACCAAATATGCTCAGGGTGGCATCGCCATTGTTACTGACAAAACGGAAGATTCATACCAAAAACATATTGAGGATACCCTCATTTGTGGAGATGGCTTGTGTGATGAAACGGTTGTAAAAATGGTAGTCACCGAAGGACCAAAACGCCTGAAAGAACTCATAGAATGGGGTGCCCAATTTGACAAAAATGCCAAAGGTGCTTTTGATTTGGGCAAAGAAGGAGGCCATTCTGAAAACAGAGTGGTACACCATAAAGACCAAACTGGTCATGAGATTCAGCGCGCCATTTTGGAACAGGTAAGACAAAAAGAAAACATTACTGTTCTCGACCATCACTTTGCGTTGGAATTAATAACAACCGAAAATCGTTGTATAGGTGCGTATGCCCTTGACGAAAAAACTAACGAGGTTATCACCTATCAATCGGATTTCACTTTATTGGCCACTGGAGGTATAGGACACTTATACGGTCACACTACCAACCCAATCATAGCAACAGGTGATGGAATCGCAATGGCGTATCGTGCCCATGCTGCCATTCAGGATTTGGAATTTATTCAGTTTCATCCAACGGCTTTGTTCGACAAGAGTACAGGTTCTAAATTCTTAATATCCGAAGCAGTTCGTGGTTTCGGAGCGCGTTTAAGAACCAAAAAAGGGGATTTCTTCATGCAACATTATGACCCAAGAGGAGATTTGGCTTCCAGGGACATTGTTTCGCAAAGCATCGATTTGGAACTCAAAAAATCGGGTGACGAATGTGTTTATTTAGATTGCACCCATTTGGATATGGTAGGATTCAAAAACCATTTCCCAATGATTTATAAACATTGCAAGAATATTGGCATTGACCTTGAAAAAGATTGGATTCCGGTTGTTCCTGCCCAACATTATCTGTGCGGCGGAATTGTGGTTGACATCAATGGAAAAACATCGATAGAAAATTTATTTGCCTGTGGCGAATGTTCGAGAACAGGTCTTCACGGCGCCAACAGACTAGCTTCAAATTCTTTATTGGAAGCTTTGGTTTACTCGGATAAAGTATATCATTACTTAGCAGATAATCCCTATATCGAGCCAAAAACTGCCAGCACAATCCCTGATTGGTCAAACAAAAGCAAAACAAAAATCGATTCTGAATACATCACACAAACCAAAGCAAAACTGCAGTTGTTAATGCGTCAGAATGCGGGAATCGTTCGATTTGATTCAGATTTACTCAAAGCCAAAGAAACACTCAAAAGCTTACAAAACGAAATTGACGATAAAATTCAAAATCATTTAGCTTGCAAAGATTTATACGAATTGAATAATATGATCGATATTGGAAATCTTATTGTTCAACAATCCATTGATCGTAATGGAAATTGTGGCGGATTTGTAAAATATCACTCAAAAGACATTAAATAA
- a CDS encoding SRPBCC family protein, producing METSDFTTVLLVDQTPEVAFNAIRNVRGWWSEEIEGDTEKLNDEFTYHYEDVHYCQIKLIEVIPNQKVVWYVKYNYFKFTKDRSEWTGTKMSFEISEKDGKTEIRVTHHGLVPEFECYDICSNAWTQYIQQSLKNLITTGKGNPNATGKPTTEDERKFSASTK from the coding sequence ATGGAGACATCAGATTTTACCACTGTGTTATTAGTTGACCAAACTCCCGAAGTGGCATTTAATGCCATTAGAAATGTTCGCGGATGGTGGTCAGAAGAAATTGAAGGCGATACCGAGAAACTTAATGATGAATTTACCTATCATTATGAAGATGTTCATTATTGTCAAATCAAACTGATTGAAGTGATCCCGAACCAAAAAGTGGTTTGGTATGTGAAGTATAATTATTTTAAGTTTACCAAAGACAGAAGCGAGTGGACGGGAACCAAAATGAGTTTTGAAATCTCCGAGAAAGATGGTAAAACAGAAATTCGTGTTACACATCATGGATTAGTGCCGGAATTTGAGTGTTATGATATTTGCAGTAATGCTTGGACGCAATACATTCAGCAAAGTTTAAAGAATTTAATCACCACAGGAAAAGGTAATCCAAATGCTACCGGAAAACCTACCACGGAAGACGAAAGGAAATTTAGTGCTTCAACAAAATAA